From a region of the Leptospira kmetyi serovar Malaysia str. Bejo-Iso9 genome:
- a CDS encoding bacitracin resistance protein BacA encodes MEERPLFIPPGGPPGPIPGLQTVFQAVGENSIRQLVSDFYDQIPQSPIAFMFPEGLEESKIKSADFLIQVTGGPPLYSQNYGPPRMRARHLPFPIDEKARRVWLSCYRKALDDWNADSSVKEILWNFFKDFSAWMVNLESKTEE; translated from the coding sequence ATGGAAGAAAGACCTCTTTTTATTCCTCCCGGCGGACCTCCGGGTCCCATTCCGGGTTTACAAACCGTTTTTCAAGCGGTTGGGGAGAATTCGATTCGCCAACTGGTTTCAGACTTTTACGATCAAATTCCGCAAAGCCCGATCGCTTTTATGTTTCCCGAAGGTTTGGAAGAGAGTAAAATTAAATCCGCCGATTTTTTGATTCAAGTAACGGGAGGTCCTCCGTTGTATTCTCAGAACTACGGACCTCCGAGAATGCGTGCGAGACATCTTCCGTTTCCGATCGACGAAAAGGCGAGAAGGGTTTGGCTTTCCTGTTATCGAAAGGCTTTGGACGATTGGAACGCGGATTCTTCCGTTAAGGAAATTCTTTGGAATTTTTTTAAGGACTTTTCCGCGTGGATGGTGAACTTGGAGAGCAAAACGGAGGAATAA
- a CDS encoding aldo/keto reductase: MVVSEICMGTMTFGSTCDEAEAFRILDRAYEAGIDFYDMAEIYPVPPDASYVHETEKIFGKWLRTKKRDSVLIATKVCGPGHGWFVPPVREGKTALDRRNIRVAIEGSLHRLGTDYVDLYQTHWPDNDFGYEETLEVLTELIHEGKVRYIGNSNETPWGMMKSLAVSERFGFSRYESIQNNFSILNRRFEDALADICKRESVSLLSYSPLAGGVLTGKYNSPDPPQNARFSRYLSASSPERQRRMAHRFLNEGTLASTAKLEKIAQEAGMSATVLAVAWSKQHDFVASTIIGANTAEQLEESLKAANVILPDDVLKKIDEVSKEIPYPMG, from the coding sequence ATGGTCGTTTCGGAAATCTGTATGGGAACGATGACCTTCGGTTCCACTTGCGACGAAGCGGAGGCGTTTCGAATCTTAGACAGGGCTTACGAGGCCGGGATCGACTTTTATGATATGGCTGAAATTTATCCGGTTCCGCCTGATGCGAGTTACGTGCACGAAACGGAAAAGATTTTCGGCAAATGGTTGAGAACGAAAAAGAGAGATTCGGTTTTGATCGCTACGAAGGTCTGCGGTCCGGGGCACGGTTGGTTCGTTCCGCCGGTTCGAGAAGGAAAGACCGCGCTCGATCGAAGAAATATCCGAGTCGCGATCGAAGGAAGTCTTCACAGACTCGGAACGGATTATGTGGATCTGTATCAAACTCATTGGCCCGATAACGATTTCGGTTACGAGGAAACTCTCGAAGTTCTCACGGAGTTGATTCACGAAGGAAAGGTTCGTTATATCGGCAACAGCAACGAAACCCCTTGGGGAATGATGAAAAGTCTCGCGGTTTCCGAACGATTCGGATTCTCGCGTTACGAATCCATTCAGAATAATTTCAGCATATTAAACCGAAGATTCGAAGACGCGTTAGCCGACATCTGTAAAAGGGAAAGTGTGAGTCTTCTGTCTTATTCTCCTTTGGCCGGAGGAGTTCTCACCGGAAAATACAATTCTCCCGATCCTCCGCAAAACGCGAGGTTCAGCCGTTATCTTAGCGCGAGTTCTCCCGAACGACAAAGAAGGATGGCGCATCGTTTTTTAAACGAAGGCACGTTAGCTTCCACTGCGAAGCTCGAAAAGATCGCGCAGGAAGCGGGAATGTCCGCGACGGTTCTCGCGGTGGCTTGGTCCAAACAACACGACTTCGTCGCGTCTACGATCATAGGCGCGAATACGGCGGAACAGTTGGAGGAAAGTCTTAAAGCCGCGAACGTGATTCTTCCCGACGACGTTTTGAAAAAGATTGACGAGGTTTCGAAAGAGATTCCTTATCCGATGGGATAA
- a CDS encoding SET domain-containing protein has product MQLRNKSSRSRIFKEKDFEIKASSIPGIGMGLFPKENVNKGDTIGYYTGKILTDKIANSSKYCESKYLLWICKDHWIYGEGKESNYTRFMNHSTKPNVKLVVSVRWKTARFEAIRKVKAGEELFFDYGDEYWINTDIDPVERN; this is encoded by the coding sequence ATGCAATTACGTAATAAGTCTTCCCGTTCACGCATCTTTAAAGAAAAGGATTTTGAAATCAAAGCTTCGTCCATTCCCGGAATCGGAATGGGGCTCTTCCCGAAAGAAAACGTAAACAAAGGCGATACGATCGGATATTATACCGGTAAAATTCTCACGGATAAGATAGCGAACTCCTCCAAATACTGCGAATCCAAATACTTACTCTGGATCTGCAAGGATCATTGGATTTACGGAGAAGGCAAAGAAAGCAATTATACGCGATTTATGAACCATAGTACGAAGCCGAACGTAAAGTTAGTCGTATCGGTTCGATGGAAGACCGCGAGATTCGAAGCCATCCGTAAAGTAAAGGCCGGGGAAGAATTGTTCTTCGACTACGGCGACGAGTATTGGATCAATACGGACATCGATCCCGTAGAAAGAAACTGA
- a CDS encoding TrkH family potassium uptake protein, giving the protein MTSLKESIFRFLNARSKAAFFYQSHIHSYLRIYYSFCGFVSLCLLILIYGFYFPHSWTHWIRLLVNVIVVSLVIYEALSFLFVTGNLLEYLKTHITEAVVVFLLVFQEIISQEIYELLTLNSLSGEDASLAFLSFSQIFLLFSNFSRLIRKTDLLNYRQISPSLVITGSFGILILLGTLALSAPRAQAVSIPTIDIFFTVVSAVCVTGLSTINVATTLTGTGQTILMVLIQIGGLGLMTLTVFFAIFLAGQVSVTNKLLIKDLFSQESVGRASFVLKQVALQTFLIEALGALLIFLSYPDTNETDLKNRIFHSLFHSVSSFCNAGFSTFPQGFENEWMLDQRGFLSVVMVLIVLGGLGFPTVHHLIHWTLRIGDVPKRMELGAKLILTMSFGLIVLGTASYYVLEFKNTLAGLETGDGIFHSLFYSVSTRTAGFNTLSISKMGIPMVFVSLFLMWVGASPNSTGGGIKTTTLAVSILQLFNHIRGKEDLEMFGRRISSGSVSRASAGILVSLFLIFFGIFFLTCTENAAFIDLCYEVVSAFGTAGLSRGITSSLTSPGKLLICFTMFCGRVGMLTILIAFVPKGKKSGLTYPEESIIVG; this is encoded by the coding sequence ATGACTTCCTTAAAGGAAAGTATATTCAGATTTTTGAATGCTCGAAGCAAGGCCGCCTTTTTTTATCAATCCCATATCCATTCTTATTTAAGAATCTATTATTCGTTTTGCGGATTCGTTTCTCTTTGTCTTTTGATCCTTATCTACGGATTTTATTTTCCCCACTCTTGGACGCATTGGATTCGTCTTCTTGTAAACGTCATCGTGGTTTCTCTCGTGATCTACGAGGCCTTGTCCTTTCTTTTCGTAACCGGCAATCTTTTGGAATATCTCAAAACGCATATCACCGAAGCCGTCGTCGTGTTTCTTCTCGTGTTTCAGGAAATCATCAGTCAGGAAATTTACGAACTTCTCACCTTAAACTCCTTGAGCGGAGAAGACGCGAGTTTGGCGTTTCTTTCTTTCAGTCAGATCTTTTTGTTGTTCAGCAACTTTTCCCGTCTGATCCGAAAAACGGATCTTCTCAATTACAGACAAATCAGTCCTTCTCTCGTCATCACGGGAAGTTTCGGAATTTTGATTCTCCTCGGAACGCTCGCCTTATCCGCGCCGAGAGCTCAAGCCGTTTCGATTCCTACGATCGATATTTTTTTCACTGTGGTCAGCGCGGTTTGTGTCACCGGTTTGAGCACGATCAACGTCGCGACGACGCTCACCGGAACCGGACAAACGATTCTTATGGTTTTGATCCAGATCGGCGGTCTGGGTCTGATGACCCTTACGGTTTTTTTCGCGATCTTTTTGGCGGGTCAGGTCAGCGTTACGAACAAACTTCTCATCAAGGATCTTTTCAGTCAGGAAAGCGTGGGAAGAGCGTCCTTCGTTTTAAAACAAGTGGCGCTTCAGACTTTTCTAATAGAAGCGTTAGGCGCCTTATTGATTTTTTTATCGTATCCCGATACGAACGAAACGGATTTGAAAAACCGGATCTTTCATTCTCTCTTTCATTCCGTGAGTTCTTTTTGCAACGCGGGTTTTTCCACGTTTCCGCAAGGATTCGAAAACGAATGGATGCTGGATCAAAGAGGATTCTTATCCGTGGTGATGGTCTTGATCGTGTTAGGCGGACTCGGATTCCCCACGGTGCATCATCTGATTCACTGGACGTTGCGGATCGGGGACGTTCCCAAAAGAATGGAACTCGGAGCCAAGTTGATCCTCACGATGTCTTTCGGTTTGATCGTGCTCGGCACGGCTTCGTATTACGTGTTGGAATTTAAAAACACGTTAGCCGGACTCGAAACCGGAGACGGAATTTTCCATTCTCTTTTTTATTCGGTGAGCACGAGGACGGCGGGTTTTAATACATTAAGTATTTCTAAAATGGGAATTCCGATGGTATTCGTTTCCTTGTTTCTGATGTGGGTGGGGGCTTCTCCGAATTCCACCGGAGGCGGGATTAAAACGACGACGCTCGCGGTTTCCATTCTCCAGTTGTTCAATCATATCCGAGGCAAAGAGGATTTGGAAATGTTCGGAAGAAGAATCTCCTCCGGTTCCGTTTCCAGGGCTTCGGCCGGAATTTTGGTTTCCTTGTTTCTGATCTTCTTCGGAATTTTCTTTTTGACCTGTACGGAGAACGCGGCCTTCATCGATCTTTGTTACGAGGTCGTTTCCGCGTTCGGAACCGCGGGACTTTCGAGAGGGATCACTTCCTCTTTGACCTCACCCGGAAAACTTCTGATCTGTTTTACGATGTTTTGCGGTCGCGTGGGAATGTTGACGATCCTCATCGCGTTCGTTCCTAAGGGAAAAAAATCCGGTCTTACATATCCGGAAGAATCGATTATCGTCGGATAG
- a CDS encoding potassium channel family protein produces MTTKRKNKTRKKRIAVIGLGEFGKALVIYLNENGHEVTAIDRDIKVIEEIKDHCALAVCVDTSNKSSLEELDLEDMDEIVVALAENFESLITTAYHLKEMNLDSLHVRYHSEVNRKILQMIGIEKLFNPEERAAASMAEQLSYQGVRKATLLSEEYSLFEVEISSHLYGKTLKELNLREKFQLNLVAVRKADSNGDDSKIREGSVFLPDSKTVFQEKEILILFGSSESIKKFTNAYPIG; encoded by the coding sequence GTGACGACCAAAAGAAAAAACAAAACCCGTAAGAAAAGAATCGCGGTCATCGGCTTGGGAGAATTCGGAAAGGCTCTCGTGATTTATCTCAACGAAAACGGCCACGAAGTTACCGCCATCGACAGGGACATCAAGGTCATCGAAGAGATCAAGGATCACTGCGCCTTGGCGGTTTGTGTGGACACGAGCAACAAATCCTCTTTGGAAGAATTGGATCTGGAAGACATGGACGAGATCGTCGTCGCGCTCGCGGAAAATTTCGAATCCTTGATCACGACCGCGTATCATTTAAAGGAAATGAATCTTGATTCTCTTCACGTTCGTTATCATTCCGAAGTGAATCGAAAAATTCTTCAGATGATCGGAATCGAAAAACTGTTCAATCCCGAGGAAAGAGCCGCCGCTTCCATGGCGGAACAACTCAGTTATCAGGGAGTCAGAAAGGCGACTTTGTTAAGCGAAGAATACAGCCTTTTCGAAGTGGAGATATCTTCGCATCTTTACGGAAAAACATTAAAAGAATTGAATCTTCGAGAAAAATTCCAACTCAATCTCGTCGCCGTAAGAAAAGCGGATTCGAACGGAGACGATTCGAAGATTCGGGAAGGTTCCGTCTTTCTTCCGGATTCGAAAACGGTTTTCCAAGAGAAGGAAATTCTGATCCTATTCGGAAGTTCGGAAAGTATCAAAAAATTTACGAACGCTTATCCCATCGGATAA
- a CDS encoding motility associated factor glycosyltransferase family protein yields the protein MMYSDVDETILRKNLKGLSDSNPSLGEKISQAVLDSRAAENASDAVSTSAPASNVPSTLTSSSSFEIKTSKTGLPVLVADGIALHSLMDPITESKRLLDGLKKEDEERVFLFFGAGLGYVVQETLKFKNVTAVWMEADPEILRYALSLFDYSELLESGKLKILLTPLLEQDLYAAFRGISGFPISFIPHRGSNQWKKDSYEELRFIAEGFFHKKDVNISTLTRFERIWTRNFISNLPELADMKPIVSLFGVCRGKTDILVCGAGPSLILSLDEIRIFRNNYILIAVDTALMVLWNAGIDPDLVFSVDPQALNTKYLEGYTGSARIVFDPTSSYHSLRLPGTFKNGFFTSSPFPLIRILSSKPEEEIGAVDFGGSVSTNAVSLAEKMEARNILLVGQDLSFPDKLAHCKGAVLEERLNHIESRKFRREYHNHKQMTALPVKRARSIRGGELRTNEKLLIFKKWFEDHPKKNPWFNFGKDGVVLEGIPGANFAEYIQKNECDPKTVRSVRDRILQIADEPAHARTAHKIENELKKLFEQLKGFSEKVTRGRILSERLYSQIRAEDKFKDQILKNLKEMDGIDEEVSSRKGLTEILGMSIQRTVLMITEGYEGGLTLEEKKNERLGIAKKSLLLYQGLEDACKLHSKQIGKAIARISDPKFET from the coding sequence ATGATGTATTCAGACGTCGACGAAACGATTCTCCGAAAAAACCTGAAGGGTTTGTCCGATTCCAATCCGTCTCTCGGAGAAAAAATTTCCCAAGCGGTTTTGGATTCGCGAGCGGCGGAGAACGCTTCGGACGCGGTTTCTACGAGTGCGCCCGCATCCAACGTTCCTTCGACTTTGACGTCTTCGTCTTCCTTCGAAATCAAAACGTCTAAAACCGGGCTTCCCGTTCTCGTTGCGGATGGGATTGCGCTTCACAGTTTGATGGATCCGATTACGGAATCAAAGCGGCTTTTGGACGGATTGAAAAAAGAGGACGAAGAAAGGGTCTTTCTTTTTTTCGGGGCAGGGCTCGGTTACGTGGTTCAAGAAACTCTAAAGTTTAAAAACGTGACCGCTGTTTGGATGGAAGCCGATCCCGAAATTCTACGTTATGCGCTTTCTCTGTTTGATTACTCGGAATTATTGGAATCGGGAAAACTGAAAATTCTTTTGACCCCTCTTTTGGAACAGGATCTTTACGCGGCGTTTCGCGGAATTTCCGGATTTCCGATCAGCTTTATCCCGCATCGGGGAAGCAATCAGTGGAAAAAAGATTCTTACGAAGAACTTCGTTTTATCGCGGAAGGTTTTTTTCACAAAAAAGACGTGAACATTTCCACGCTCACCCGTTTCGAAAGAATCTGGACGCGGAATTTTATTTCCAATCTTCCCGAACTCGCTGACATGAAACCGATCGTTTCCTTGTTCGGGGTTTGCCGAGGGAAAACGGATATTCTCGTCTGCGGAGCGGGGCCGTCCCTGATTCTTTCCCTTGATGAAATTCGAATATTCAGAAATAATTATATTCTGATCGCGGTCGACACGGCGCTTATGGTTCTATGGAATGCGGGGATCGATCCCGATTTGGTTTTTTCCGTGGACCCCCAGGCCCTCAACACAAAATATTTGGAAGGTTATACCGGAAGCGCGAGAATCGTTTTCGATCCGACTTCCTCGTATCATTCTCTCCGACTTCCCGGAACGTTTAAGAACGGTTTTTTTACTTCGTCTCCGTTTCCTTTGATCCGAATTCTTTCATCGAAGCCCGAAGAGGAAATCGGCGCCGTCGACTTCGGGGGTTCCGTCTCCACGAACGCGGTAAGTCTTGCCGAAAAGATGGAAGCAAGGAACATTCTTTTGGTCGGACAGGATCTTTCCTTTCCGGATAAACTTGCGCATTGCAAAGGCGCGGTTCTCGAAGAAAGGCTCAATCATATCGAATCCAGAAAGTTCAGAAGAGAATATCACAATCATAAACAGATGACCGCCCTTCCCGTAAAACGCGCGCGTTCGATTCGAGGCGGTGAATTGAGAACCAACGAAAAACTTTTGATCTTTAAAAAGTGGTTCGAAGATCATCCGAAAAAAAATCCTTGGTTCAACTTCGGAAAGGACGGGGTTGTTTTGGAAGGAATTCCCGGCGCGAACTTCGCGGAATATATTCAAAAAAACGAATGTGATCCGAAAACGGTTCGGTCCGTTCGGGATCGCATCCTTCAAATCGCGGACGAACCCGCGCACGCACGAACCGCACATAAAATCGAAAACGAACTGAAGAAATTATTCGAACAACTCAAGGGTTTCTCGGAAAAAGTAACACGGGGAAGAATTCTTTCCGAACGTTTGTATTCTCAAATCCGCGCCGAAGATAAGTTCAAGGATCAGATTCTCAAAAATCTGAAAGAGATGGACGGGATCGACGAAGAGGTTTCCTCTCGCAAAGGTTTGACCGAAATTTTAGGAATGAGCATTCAAAGAACGGTTCTGATGATCACCGAAGGTTATGAAGGCGGTCTTACTTTAGAAGAAAAGAAAAACGAAAGACTCGGAATCGCAAAAAAAAGTCTGCTTTTGTACCAAGGTTTGGAAGACGCTTGTAAGCTTCATTCTAAACAAATCGGAAAGGCGATCGCTCGAATTTCCGATCCGAAATTTGAAACGTAA
- a CDS encoding RNA pyrophosphohydrolase, protein MEKPYRKNVGMVVFNSRGEVLVGERLNFLGSWQFPQGGIDEDEDPIRAALRELYEEVGVDSGKIVSEYPDWIPYDFPENLPLNRHLQKYKGQLQKWFLIYWDGEAADCDLDVHEREFETVRFIPIENTLDTVVPFKKDVYYKIVNDFGPKIRSFLQEAGNKS, encoded by the coding sequence ATGGAAAAACCGTACAGAAAGAATGTCGGGATGGTCGTGTTCAATTCTCGCGGAGAAGTATTGGTGGGAGAACGATTGAACTTTCTCGGCTCGTGGCAATTTCCTCAAGGCGGGATCGACGAGGATGAAGACCCGATCCGAGCGGCTTTGAGAGAATTGTACGAAGAGGTCGGCGTCGATTCGGGTAAGATCGTTTCCGAATATCCGGATTGGATTCCTTATGATTTTCCGGAAAACCTTCCTCTCAATCGTCATCTTCAAAAATACAAGGGGCAACTTCAAAAATGGTTTCTGATCTATTGGGACGGGGAAGCCGCGGACTGCGACCTGGACGTTCACGAAAGGGAATTCGAAACGGTTCGATTTATACCGATCGAAAACACCTTGGATACGGTCGTCCCCTTTAAAAAAGACGTATATTATAAAATTGTAAACGACTTCGGGCCGAAGATCCGTTCGTTTTTGCAAGAGGCCGGGAACAAGTCGTGA
- a CDS encoding acylphosphatase, whose translation MGSKNNSRAKILVRGKVQGVGFRYYILQRAQECRLSGFTQNLPGGEVETVVEGDKMFIEDLYKAIQRGPKGSEIKEAVISWEEPKGNFRTFEIKK comes from the coding sequence ATGGGATCCAAAAATAATTCGAGAGCGAAGATCTTAGTGCGCGGAAAAGTGCAGGGCGTGGGGTTCCGCTATTATATTCTCCAGAGAGCGCAAGAATGTAGACTCAGCGGATTCACTCAAAATCTTCCGGGCGGAGAAGTGGAAACCGTGGTCGAAGGCGATAAAATGTTCATCGAAGATCTTTACAAAGCGATTCAAAGAGGACCGAAGGGTTCGGAAATCAAAGAAGCCGTTATTTCTTGGGAAGAACCGAAAGGGAACTTTAGAACTTTCGAAATTAAAAAGTGA
- a CDS encoding penicillin-binding protein — MNSRKTRLTILFSFICILFCILIGRVVFLTFFNEREVILKTGDRIMRGAIYDRRGIELAMTVDSATIGIYPANIYDPNFTAVQLAPYLEMSPDKIEAMIREKSRYFLLKREIDETLGNKIMDLALPGVRREREYKRVYPHGILASSLVGFTGMDDDRALSGLEVQYNQDLMTPTESDSSRGSNLHLTIDGLIQYKLEKALGKRFEETGSKKAIGILMEINTGKILASASFPAFDPNQYNESGEDSHTNWAIRHVYEPGSTMKIFLASVLYNENLIRPDEKFHCPGYVELGKTKIKCTDAHGHLNLEEILQYSCNVGIIKASQRIPEPLLYDYMKKFQFGEKTGFLPNESVGYFPPLKKWTPATSMFMAIGQGISVTPIQLVASAASVVNGGRMLTPRVVSHFSDSYGEILHEFKTQESPIGIREYTTERILRAMTRVVQSGTGKNAYIQEYSIAGKTGTGQKAVSGKGYVEGLWSASFLGFFPAERPKIVGLILFDEPKGGTHSGGGLAAPVFKEVVENIIPIIEQGERTVNVSLKRFQRKNIKPAEIGEIPDLIGKSKREALEIVRPLGIPVKFHGSGFCYEQEPAPGKKVQEGRLNLYFK, encoded by the coding sequence ATGAATTCTCGCAAAACTCGGCTCACGATTCTATTTTCTTTTATCTGCATTCTTTTCTGCATTCTCATAGGAAGAGTTGTCTTTCTTACCTTTTTCAACGAAAGAGAAGTCATTTTGAAAACGGGCGATCGAATCATGCGCGGAGCGATTTACGATCGAAGAGGAATCGAACTCGCGATGACGGTCGACTCCGCGACGATCGGAATTTATCCCGCAAACATCTACGACCCGAACTTCACCGCGGTCCAACTCGCGCCATATTTGGAAATGTCGCCCGATAAGATCGAAGCGATGATCCGGGAAAAAAGCCGCTACTTCTTACTCAAACGCGAGATCGACGAAACTCTCGGAAACAAAATCATGGATCTTGCGCTTCCCGGCGTTCGAAGAGAAAGAGAATACAAACGAGTTTATCCGCACGGAATTCTCGCTTCCAGTCTTGTCGGATTTACGGGAATGGACGACGACCGCGCTCTTTCCGGATTGGAAGTTCAATACAACCAAGACTTGATGACTCCGACCGAATCTGATTCTTCGAGAGGAAGTAATCTTCATCTCACGATCGACGGGTTGATTCAATACAAACTCGAAAAGGCTCTCGGCAAAAGATTCGAGGAAACCGGTTCCAAAAAAGCGATCGGAATTCTTATGGAAATCAACACCGGAAAAATATTGGCTTCGGCTTCTTTTCCCGCGTTCGATCCCAATCAATACAACGAATCCGGGGAAGATTCGCATACGAACTGGGCGATCCGTCACGTCTACGAACCCGGTTCCACGATGAAAATTTTTCTGGCCTCGGTTTTATATAATGAAAATCTAATACGTCCGGACGAGAAGTTTCATTGTCCGGGTTACGTCGAACTCGGTAAAACCAAGATCAAGTGTACGGACGCGCACGGACATTTGAACTTGGAGGAGATTCTTCAATATTCCTGCAACGTGGGAATCATCAAGGCTTCTCAAAGAATTCCCGAACCGCTGCTTTACGATTATATGAAGAAGTTTCAGTTCGGTGAAAAGACCGGATTCTTACCCAACGAATCCGTCGGATACTTTCCTCCTCTGAAAAAATGGACGCCTGCGACTTCTATGTTTATGGCGATCGGACAAGGGATTTCCGTAACTCCGATTCAACTCGTAGCTTCGGCGGCGTCCGTGGTAAACGGAGGGAGAATGTTGACTCCTCGCGTGGTTTCACATTTCAGCGATTCTTACGGAGAAATTCTTCACGAATTCAAAACGCAGGAATCTCCGATCGGAATCCGAGAATACACGACGGAAAGAATTTTAAGAGCGATGACAAGAGTCGTTCAATCGGGAACCGGAAAGAACGCATACATTCAAGAATATTCGATCGCGGGAAAAACGGGAACGGGTCAAAAGGCAGTATCGGGAAAAGGTTATGTCGAAGGTTTGTGGTCCGCTTCCTTCTTGGGGTTTTTTCCCGCGGAAAGACCGAAGATTGTGGGTTTGATTCTTTTTGACGAACCGAAGGGAGGAACTCATTCGGGCGGAGGTTTGGCGGCTCCCGTTTTCAAAGAGGTCGTAGAAAACATCATTCCGATCATCGAACAAGGGGAAAGAACGGTTAACGTTTCTCTCAAACGTTTTCAAAGAAAGAATATAAAACCCGCCGAAATCGGAGAGATTCCCGATCTGATCGGAAAGAGCAAAAGAGAAGCGCTTGAGATCGTAAGACCTCTGGGGATTCCCGTTAAATTTCACGGAAGCGGTTTTTGTTATGAACAGGAACCCGCGCCCGGAAAAAAAGTCCAAGAAGGAAGACTCAATCTTTACTTTAAATAA
- a CDS encoding phasin-related domain-containing protein, which yields MEKQILDVLNAGLGLIKAGQEGLGKAKADLEKTYLELVTKGASDNSEATVKIRETVDKVINDIKEVSSVAGKNYEETRAKIIENYNKITEEIKNKIPEGQIEAVKAKINEVAEAIKNTTSGKAAASK from the coding sequence ATGGAAAAGCAAATTCTAGATGTTCTGAATGCGGGTCTTGGACTCATCAAAGCTGGTCAAGAAGGTCTGGGTAAAGCGAAAGCTGATCTCGAAAAAACCTATTTGGAGCTTGTTACTAAGGGTGCTTCCGACAATTCCGAAGCGACTGTAAAAATCCGCGAAACCGTTGATAAAGTAATCAACGATATCAAAGAAGTTAGCTCCGTTGCCGGAAAGAACTACGAAGAAACCAGAGCTAAGATCATCGAGAACTACAACAAAATTACCGAAGAGATCAAAAACAAAATCCCTGAAGGCCAAATCGAAGCTGTAAAAGCAAAAATTAACGAAGTGGCTGAAGCGATCAAAAACACCACTTCCGGTAAAGCTGCCGCTTCTAAATAA
- a CDS encoding glycerophosphodiester phosphodiesterase produces MIENLQTRSDLKKPLVFAHRGFSGEFPENTMIAFRKAIDAKADLIELDVTLSEDREVIVIHDDDLDRTTKLVGNVRRFESGILSELDAGSWFSKKFRKEKIPFLRDVLLLIRKSKTDLNIEIKSTGMDFFVDARSIEVKVLDLLRQSKLEDRIVISSFSWECLERIRTLHPKIKLGVLVGDESGNVEEALAFAEKVGAWSVHPSTEDASEENLKRIVEKNFLSVVYTVNKTEEMKRYLGRGADGLFTNFPKDMRKLLRSEFFP; encoded by the coding sequence ATGATTGAGAATCTACAAACCCGCTCCGATCTCAAAAAACCGCTCGTATTCGCCCATCGCGGTTTCAGCGGAGAATTTCCCGAAAACACGATGATCGCGTTCCGCAAAGCGATCGATGCGAAAGCGGATCTGATCGAACTGGACGTAACCCTTTCCGAGGATCGGGAAGTGATCGTCATTCACGACGACGATCTGGATCGGACGACAAAACTTGTGGGAAACGTTCGTAGGTTCGAATCGGGAATATTAAGCGAATTGGACGCGGGTTCCTGGTTTTCCAAAAAATTCAGAAAGGAAAAAATTCCGTTCTTACGGGACGTTCTTTTGTTGATTCGAAAATCGAAAACGGATCTGAACATAGAAATCAAATCGACCGGGATGGATTTTTTCGTGGACGCCCGTTCCATCGAAGTTAAGGTTTTGGATCTGCTTCGCCAAAGCAAACTCGAGGATCGGATCGTTATCTCTTCCTTTTCCTGGGAATGTTTGGAGAGAATCCGAACCCTTCATCCAAAAATCAAGTTAGGCGTTCTTGTCGGAGACGAAAGCGGAAACGTGGAAGAGGCTTTGGCTTTCGCCGAAAAAGTCGGAGCTTGGAGCGTTCATCCTTCCACGGAAGACGCTTCGGAAGAGAATTTAAAACGAATTGTGGAAAAGAATTTTTTGAGCGTCGTCTACACCGTAAACAAAACCGAAGAGATGAAACGTTACTTAGGTCGCGGTGCGGACGGACTTTTTACCAATTTCCCGAAGGACATGCGGAAATTATTGAGGTCGGAATTCTTCCCTTGA